The Arachis duranensis cultivar V14167 chromosome 9, aradu.V14167.gnm2.J7QH, whole genome shotgun sequence genomic sequence CAATTCTACCATCTTTCAATTTACATCCATCTTGTACTCGATATCCAACATACTCATTACAATCTCAATTAgttaaaatgagaaaaaaatcttttatttcaATTGAACCAACACgtagttaaaaataaatttatgatcTTTTTAAACCTCTATGCATTCTACTTGTTtacattgatattttttttaactctgTAGAAAACACAGTTACGTAAAAGTAATAATTTTCTTCAAATAAAGCTGgtgtaattatattttgtagCTTTGCTCTGAATGCCCTTGAACTGTTTGCTGAAATGTTTCTTAGACCTGGTTTGGTAGATGCACTAAGATATACATATGACTTGAACTATCTAATTTTCAAACATATGGTATGAAcaaatgatttttaaaattggaatGTTAATAAAGCAGATTTCATGATTAATAAGTTTGTTTGCCAACAGGGAATGAGGGTTTTAAGAAGCCTTGAGGTCTTGAAACTGGGAGTTGTCAACTACTTGGATGCCTTGAAACTGCAAGAAAAGCTGGTCTTGGATAGAAAATCTCATAGGATATGTGATACTCTTCTGTCTTTGCAACATCCACCTACATACACTGTTGGCAAGAGACAAACTGTTCATAATTTATTAATCCCACAGTCGGAATTGGAACAAATTGGAGCTGAACTTCACTACACACAACGGGGAGGAGACATTACATTTCATGGTCCACACCAAGCCATTTTATATCCTATCATATCACTTCGTGACATGGGAATCGGTGCTCGAAGTTATGTGGAAAAAATGGAGCTAACTATGATTGAAATGGCAGCTCAATATGGTGTGAAGGCTTGTCCTGGACTAGCTGGTGAGACAGGTGTATGGGTTGGAGAAAGGAAGATAGGTGCCATTGGTGTTCGGATATCAAATGGAATCACTTCTCATGGGTTGGCATTCAACATTGACCCTGATTTAAGCTACTTTAGGCACATTGTTCCCTGTGGAATTGCTGATAAAGAAGTTACATCACTGAGAAGGGAGACAGATTCTGTTCTTCCACCTGAAGAAATAATGCAGGAGCAGTTAGTTTCTTGTTTTGCAAGAATATTTGGTTATGATAACCTTATCTGGAAAGAGGATGCTTCAGTAGTTACTGATGGAACTGAATGAGACGAAAGTATTTTAGCAAACAGATAGTTGTATAACTTCTATGTTTGCTtttattctttcttattttactgTGTCAAATTCATTCTTACAATTATAGAGCAAATGGTGCTACTTATGCAAAGATGGCACTGAATACAATTCCACACATATTATAAATGTATCTTCCATAAACATTGTGTTTTGGGAAATAACTCCATTATTGATTTCTATGGAAATGCTTACCACTTTAGGAATATAATGAACTCGTTTGTTTTGTTTATGTTACATGCAGATCACCAAAATACATTTTGTACTTCATGTTCCTGGAAAGTGGTCTTGCCTGTCAAGTTTAGCTGTGACTGTCACACCTAATCAGGATTAAAAGCAATGATTCAAATTAATATTGTCAAGAATATCAGCAAATGAAGACAACCAATTTTATATCATGTGAATTAGTCACATATACAAATTGGCATGTGATGTAAAGATTGTAGAAATGTCAGAGTAAGTATGAGATTTGATAAGGATCACATGACATGCTCCTTCCTTTCCACGTTCTAACCCgccaaaaaacaaaaatgcaTTGTCCTTTTCCCCCTTCATATCTAAATCTGGATCTTCTAAACAACCATTGATTGGTTGGAGAAATGTTAAATTATGTTTAATCTCATCATTGTAAGAGTGCAAGCAAGCCGCTATTTATGCATTACCCGATAATTTTGATACTTTATCAGAGTCCATGACTCAAACCTCTTAAATTCTTCATTTTCCACAGAAATCTTTAACCACCAACAACCTCTTCACTTTTAGATACACTTGTCTATTCCAGTTCTACCTTAGCCATAAATTACAACACAAACATGCCTTCCAACTCTGCAATGGGGTAGTTTCAAGCACCAGAATTCCTTTATAATAACTGTTGTCAATTGTTGTTTCAAATAAAATCTGCCATGAAAGCTGCCACTCAGCGAGCTCTGGCGGATCTCTTCGTTCTGGTTATCATACATTTAATCATGTGCTCTATAGTTTCAGTCAATTGTGAGAATAGAATTAATCTGACAGATAGGTTGGCGACGCAGAAGCTGCTAGCTCATGCCGCCTCCTCAAAAAGTATAGATAAATTGAAAAGATCATATGAACCTTCTCAGAAATCTGTAGAGCCGAGTTTGAAGAAGGCTCCTTCAAGCAATTCGAATCCAACACACAACAGATGACTCAAACGGAAAGAAGGATCAACTCTaatctctttcttcatttttgtaGTTTATGTAACTAGTTAGTAAATCTTTCCTTTCACTTAATCAAAGATCAGAACTTTTCACTTAGCTGTTAGGACTTTGATGTATTTTACTTTTGTCTGTTTTGGACTAGGAGGATAATATCAAACCATCTAAACTTTTGTGGGATCACATGATAATGAATATTTTGCACTTTTGGACCAAAAAAAGGGTGCAATTTTAGTGATCACTAGTACTCAGATTATGCTAATAGTGACAGCACTTTGTAAGATGTTAATTATTCATGTTGAATTAATGTTATTAAGTTTGAATCTGAAATCTGTGTTTGCTGATATTACAATATTATTATAGCACATCCTCTTTGCCACAACTCCAAAACCCACAATCTTTAACTGAAGAGTCATCACAACAAATGATTCAGGTCAAAATGCATACCTAGAAGTTATCAAACATGTACAAAGTTGAAAGATCTTAATGAAATCATATGGAAAGAGATGTATAAGACAAATGTGAATATTAAAGAACATTTGGAAACTCATCATTTAAGCCTGAATGCACCAATAAAACAGAGCATAGCTCAGTGTCAGGGAAGTGAAGATGTGCCAGGCTTCAAAGTTCGAAGTATTATACTTTAAGGAAACAtacattgtttttattttttatttttacaatttgaACTCAATAAGTATACTCAAATATATTGGGTGCTTGTTTCATAATACTAGAGTGAGGGAACCTACTTTGATCGTTCGTTTGCATAActattgaaaatcaaatttcataaaaaataatattatataatattttatcagGATCTTTCAAAGTTTTACATGTTTGCTATAGCTTTTATGAATGCATTTTGACATGGATGGTTTGTTGTGTAGAATCTTTTCTTACACTTAGATTCAGTGTTTTTGAGGAGTGGCCAAGAGGATGTGTCACAGTTACATCATACTCTCCATGATGCAGTGAAAAATGTATAAATCCAGTGCTGTCTGCTATGGCTTTCTGAGGCTCAGTTTGCCACTCACTGATGAGCTTGTCCACAACGTCACTGACCAGAGTATTCTGAAAATTCTCATCAGTGAGAGCCATGTCCTTGAAACCTGCAGCTATTGCCGGACCAACAAACATGATGATCCCTTCAACAGAAGGATGAGAGTATTATTCTCTTAGAATTTCTTCCAAGTGCTCTGCCTGCTTCCCATCCAAAAATCAAGAATGAGAATATAATTTGGTGTCTTATCATTAAGTCATAAGCTATAGTTAATTAAAGTTGTACAACTTTATTCTAAAATTCTAAGAAGATAGTCTCTATCGAATTCTAAGGATGACACTGATCAAATTAACATGTTTTCATATCTTAAACATTAGAAATACTTGATTTGGATCTGAATCCACACTCACTTCTGTGAGCCATATTGGAAGTGAAGTAGTATCAAAAGCATCAAGAGCAGCTCTCATGTAAGTAAGATTTGGCTGGCCAGCAGTGAAATGGCCTTGCAGCCCTATTGCTGCTGATATTCCTTCATTTCCTGGAAATGACCGAATCTTCGCCATTTTCGCAATATAATTGGCTGGGCAGGAAGCTCTATCACCACTATATTCAATAGTGTTATACTCGTTCATGAACAATAATGGTTTTGGATCAAGCTGGTAAGTTTTAGAAAAATACTTTGCAGAAGCATTTTCACCAAGATTGTCCTCAAAGAAGCTGAAGTGCAGATTCTCATTCACCACATCCCATGCAATGAGTTCACCTTCATACCACAGAATTTATTCTTGTTTCTATTGCTTCCCTTAACTCATCAGAAGATAAGGACTTGACCCATTTAGGCTGCATGTTTTCATTGTCCCAGAAAATGTTGTGGCCTCTGACACTAATGTCATTCTCTTTGGTGAAATCCATCATGGCATCTGCTATGGTGTAGTTCTCTTGGCCTTGAATTTCCTCTGTGCTATACCACTTCATGGCATTGGTGAAAGTTGTCTATTTGAATCTCGATGCAAACCAGTTCTGGTAATCGCTGCTTGTGAGGATATGGAAGTTCATTCCACATCCAAAGGGGAAAACAGACTTTTTTTTGGTTTGATGGTGACACTTGCTCCTTCTAATGTTGTTTCATTTTGTATGTATTATTTGGAACCTCACCTTGCTCTTACGTACCTACAAGTTTAATTCAAAGACTTAGTCTTGATGGAAGTAGAACAGAAGCATAAACTTTCATGCTTGGTATGCAcacttttaactaaaaaaattaaaagggtaTGCACTTCTTTACCCTCTCGATGCTTTCATCTTGATGTGATCTCCATTGCTCTTTGGTGAATGGTTGCAAGGAAACACTATCAGCCCATATTTCCAGCTTTGAGTTCTTGGTCTGCATGGTTGAATCAATTTCACTTCACAAAATTTGAAAGATatctaaataaaagaaaaccaGAACCATCTGAGcatttgactatttttttcaTGCTCTTAAAGCTGAGAAACATGCAGGTATTAAGTCTAGAAAGTTTTTCACTTCACCTCAAAAAGAATCTCAGCAGGGCTTGAGTAGTTGGCAACTATGCCACCTTTTAGCTGAGTCCAGCATCCATGCTTTGCTACCACGTGGCCTCCTCGAATCAGCTCAGTTGCATTCGTTTTAAATATAACTGACACTGTCACTTCCTTCACTGAGCTGAAACCAAGCTGAATATGGAAATAAAGTCACAAATTTCTGGTTGAAACACAACTCATGATACTAGAGGTAATAACAAGTCTAGAACATAGATTGTATGTATGAGAATGCTGTCTTCAAAGTCTAAGTTACCAGTAAAGTTGTATAGCATTCTTTTATTAAGTTGGACCTTCTGGGAGAAATTATCTGATGGTTGAGTACTGTTTCCCACAACAATGAATCTATTGCCTGCATTGGATATTCGTTCCTCGATAGAACCATTTTCGAATACTGTCCAACCATCTATGCTGTGATCAAATCCTGGATTTATTATAATGCCCCCACCATACTGTGCTCTTGGTGTTTCTGCCACACACTGCTTCATCAAGGCATTGTCAACAACCGCTTATGTGTCAATGGTTTATAGAAACTATCACATAAATGATTTAAGTATTTGTCTGgtttaagttatatttttaaattatc encodes the following:
- the LOC107467587 gene encoding octanoyltransferase LIP2, mitochondrial, translating into MQRCSHSLQHHQLELPYSLIDTSTCKLFSKSIFNDTTSFNITFNFSIAALIGMRVLRSLEVLKLGVVNYLDALKLQEKLVLDRKSHRICDTLLSLQHPPTYTVGKRQTVHNLLIPQSELEQIGAELHYTQRGGDITFHGPHQAILYPIISLRDMGIGARSYVEKMELTMIEMAAQYGVKACPGLAGETGVWVGERKIGAIGVRISNGITSHGLAFNIDPDLSYFRHIVPCGIADKEVTSLRRETDSVLPPEEIMQEQLVSCFARIFGYDNLIWKEDASVVTDGTE